A part of Acropora palmata chromosome 8, jaAcrPala1.3, whole genome shotgun sequence genomic DNA contains:
- the LOC141889337 gene encoding 2-aminoethylphosphonate--pyruvate transaminase-like produces MAYRNGITRSMNFVARNSNKSAQAAFVYKHPRWLCVAPGRSSLDEPDFDSGFHRDKKLFTPGPLGVSFETKRAMLRDLGSRDTEFIGIVKTIRSRLLGIAGVSPEEYTAILLQGSGTYAVEAVLTTTTPREGGKVLIIENGSYGKRMAKICEVAGIETVVLHGEEDSKADLAEVEKILKSDQSITNVTMVHCETSTGVFHPVEAVGKLVKEHAPGASFFVDAMSSFGAVPLNLDLANIDFMVSSANKCIEGVPGFSFVLGKIESLMRCKGWARSHCLDIVDQYEGLEKNGQFRFTPATHAMLAFRKALSVFKAEGGVTGRANRYMENCHVLQAGMRKLGFKKFLDDTHEGYIITSYYNPKHFNFDFDEFYNRLNSKNQVIYPGKVSSADCFRIGNIGRLYPEDMEHLLECIKEVLGEMNIPLPLGHD; encoded by the exons ATGGCTTACCGTAATGGGATAACGAGATCAATGAACTTCGTCGCTCGCAACTCCAACAAGTCAGCACAAGCCGCTTTTGTGTACAAACATCCACGATGGCTCTGCGTGGCTCCAGGACGGTCGAGTCTTGATGAACCAG ATTTTGATTCTGGATTTCACAGAGATAAAAAGCTCTTCACTCCAGGGCCCCTTGGAGTGAGCTTTGAAACAAAACGAGCGATGCTCAGAGACCTTGGTTCACGCGACACTGAGTTCATAGGCATTGTCAAAACCATTCGTTCAAGGCTCTTGGGAATTGCTGGTGTTTCTCCTGAAGAATACACTGCCATACTGCTTCAGGGGAGTGGAACATATGCTGTGGAGGCTGTGCTGACCACAACAACTCCTAGGGAAGGTGGAAAAGTTTTGATCATTGAGAATGGCTCTTATGGCAAGAGAATGGCCAAAATTTGTGAAGTTGCTGGAATTGAAACA GTTGTGCTACACGGAGAAGAGGATTCAAAAGCTGACCTGGCTGAAGTTGAGAAAATCCTCAAAAGTGATCAATCAATCACCAATGTTACCATGGTGCATTGTGAAACATCAACGGGGGTCTTTCATCCAGTTGAAGCTGTGGGAAAGCTGGTCAAAGAGCATGCTCCGGGGGCATCATTCTTTGTAGATGCTATGAGCAGCTTTGGAGCTGTTCCACTCAATCTTGATTTGGCCAACATTGATTTCATGGTGAGCTCAGCAAACAAATGCATAGAAGGTGTCCCAGGCTTCTCCTTTGTGCTTGGCAAAATTGAATCCCTAATGCGATGCAAAGGATGGGCTCGAAGTCACTGTCTCGACATTGTGGATCAGTACGAAGGTCTGGagaaaaatggtcaatttCGGTTCACTCCAGCCACCCATGCAATGCTAGCATTTCGGAAAGCATTGTCAGTGTTTAAAGCTGAAGGTGGAGTCACTGGAAGGGCAAACAG ATACATGGAAAACTGTCATGTTCTGCAAGCTGGAATGCGGAAACTTGGCTTTAAGAAGTTTTTGGATGATACTCATGAAGGCTACATTATAACATCCTACTACAACCCCAAGCATTTCAATTTTGACTTTGATGAATTTTACAATCGATTGAACAGCAAAAATCAAGTGATCTACCCTGGAAAAGTGAGCAGTGCGGACTGTTTCAGAATTGGAAACATTGGACGCCTTTACCCTGAAGATATGGAACACTTACTTGAGTGTATTAAAGAAGTCTTGGGGGAAATGAACATTCCCTTGCCATTAGGACATGATTAG